The Thermococcus eurythermalis genomic sequence TAACTTTTTAACAGGGGATGATACTATTGGGTAAGGGATATTTATGAGTGAGCGCTGTCTATTGGGTCAAAAAGTAGCTTTAGGCGTAGTTGTCACAATCGCGCTAATAGTACGGTTGCTCTCGATTAGGTTCAAGTATCTTCTCGGTTATGACCCCTATTTTCATTTAGCTTACATCGAGGAAGTTCTGAAGGCCGGTGAGTGGTTCAACTTTTTCACGATTGCCAACGGCCCGTGGGGATTTCAAGTTAAGGACTTCCATCCCCTTGGGCTCTGGATGACTCCGGCTTACGTTTATAAGGTTTTAAGCGTCTTTGGAATTTCTCTCCAAACGGCATTTAAAATAACTCCCGTGATTTTTGGGGTTTTAACGGTAGTCTTCCTTTATCTTGCGCTCCTTAAGCTCTATGATATAAAGAGAGCATTTTTTGCATCACTGTTTCTAGCCCTAAGCTTTGGGCACATCTTCCGGTCAATGGCAAATTATTATAGGGGAGATAACTATATGCTCTTCTGGTATTCGGTAGCTTTGTCTGGTATCGCTCTGGCACTCAGTGCCGATAGAAAAGAGTGGGGATTCAAGAGGTTCGCTTTTTATCTGATCCCTGCCCTTGCGAGTGGTTTTGCTGCAATCTTCTGGCAGGCGTATTATCCAATCTTTGTGTTCCTGCTGGCAAATGGTGTTTTCCTAGCTACTGGAGCTTTCATCCTAGACAAAAAAGAAAACCTGCTTGATGCTTTCGCTTTGATTCTCTCAACAGTACTCGGGGCGGTCATCGCAAATTTCTTGGGTGGGAAATTCGGCTACGGCATGTTTGGGTACACCAAAGGGATTGGGAAGTCCCTTGCGACAGAGCTGGGGGTTGAATTTGGGCTGATAAAGGACGCATACCTTTTGGTTCACCTCTATTACCTCGTACCGCTTTCGCTGGCTTTTGTGGTGCTCCTTATACTACTTTTAAAATTCGTGAAGGATAAAAAAGCACGGATAGGTATTATAATTGGCCTGTCTACTTTGTCCTTCCTCGTGATCATCACTAAGTTCCCGGCATTGAGGGGGCTGTTCAGTGTTTTCGGTATGTTCGAGGGCGTCCCGATAATGGAGACAAGGCCCACGACCTTCCAGGACCTGTGGAAGGCGTTTTCGATAAGCCTCTTCTTGAGCCCGCTATTCCTCCTGCGCTTTCGTCCAAAGCACGTGAAGGCGGAAGACTTCCTTCTCTTGG encodes the following:
- a CDS encoding STT3 domain-containing protein translates to MSERCLLGQKVALGVVVTIALIVRLLSIRFKYLLGYDPYFHLAYIEEVLKAGEWFNFFTIANGPWGFQVKDFHPLGLWMTPAYVYKVLSVFGISLQTAFKITPVIFGVLTVVFLYLALLKLYDIKRAFFASLFLALSFGHIFRSMANYYRGDNYMLFWYSVALSGIALALSADRKEWGFKRFAFYLIPALASGFAAIFWQAYYPIFVFLLANGVFLATGAFILDKKENLLDAFALILSTVLGAVIANFLGGKFGYGMFGYTKGIGKSLATELGVEFGLIKDAYLLVHLYYLVPLSLAFVVLLILLLKFVKDKKARIGIIIGLSTLSFLVIITKFPALRGLFSVFGMFEGVPIMETRPTTFQDLWKAFSISLFLSPLFLLRFRPKHVKAEDFLLLGLIMPSLYLLSIWVRFVSIGSLAIAIMAGVGLAEAHNVVMPRLKDKRAYGAALALLMLLPAINGAFAFKNVLDTKPFMNEAWEDALTWLKDNSNENDIVLAWWDYGTWVTYYSRRSPVAEIAPNSDVALYYLGKRDENWAVSLGVDYVIVSYYDFLKFGAIVETANGHPKYNITEKYGVLVMPLTSSAGALIFQKGGHTIIAKPGERWDVQVNLNGQLIAPKEVYVEYGQKTLKPELSISNSNTYLYINLNYKYAIFMNEETFNTTLAKLFIRPEKPYELVYSDGGLIKVLRLKHPNVRVEKDNGIIIFHFENATGTRLGIWGFLDNGTQVFNKWYDVKGKEEFELPEEVNGTVIRYAYAMDKKVIDRGIFRRG